The following coding sequences are from one Helicobacteraceae bacterium window:
- the dnaN gene encoding DNA polymerase III subunit beta, translating into MKFVIAKAELENTLSTLQPFLEKKDNSLITAHVLFETKNDELKIRATDNEIGLVIKTTEFDLESEGSFTVNGKKILDVVRALNDDQILLEGNAESLQIKQNRSKYKLPSFNPDLFPHFNMETGDGEVSIDGKKLIQALRKITPAIANANPKFELNGALIDVRASSINVVATDTKRLALYKIEQSSDKNYPIIIPKKAIAEMVKIFTSDLKLYYDETNLTITNDNYFFYTRVINGKFPDYERIVPRELKRSFLFNVNKFIDAIRQVSTLSTEIKITFESGLIRFETLNESIEEAKTAIETDISVEDPISIAVNSRFILDFLTQTQSEQFAIGVNDSSSPFILRSENFSTIVMPIIL; encoded by the coding sequence GTGAAGTTCGTTATAGCAAAAGCGGAGCTTGAAAACACCCTATCTACCTTACAACCATTTTTAGAAAAAAAAGACAACTCGCTTATCACGGCGCACGTTCTCTTCGAGACTAAAAACGACGAGCTAAAGATACGCGCTACCGACAACGAAATAGGTCTAGTTATCAAAACTACGGAATTCGACCTAGAAAGCGAAGGTTCTTTTACGGTAAACGGCAAAAAAATCCTAGACGTGGTCAGGGCTTTAAACGACGATCAAATATTGTTGGAGGGAAATGCGGAATCGCTTCAGATCAAGCAAAATCGCTCAAAATACAAACTTCCGTCGTTTAATCCAGATCTATTTCCGCATTTTAATATGGAAACAGGCGATGGCGAAGTATCGATCGATGGTAAAAAGCTGATTCAAGCTTTAAGAAAGATTACGCCCGCGATCGCAAACGCTAATCCAAAATTTGAGTTAAACGGCGCATTGATCGACGTTCGCGCGAGTTCAATCAACGTCGTTGCAACCGACACAAAACGGTTAGCGCTCTACAAAATTGAACAGAGTTCGGATAAAAACTATCCTATTATTATTCCAAAAAAAGCGATAGCCGAAATGGTAAAAATATTTACCTCCGACTTAAAGCTGTATTACGACGAAACCAACTTAACAATTACCAACGATAACTATTTCTTTTACACTAGAGTAATAAACGGTAAATTTCCGGATTACGAGCGAATTGTTCCGCGAGAACTTAAACGATCGTTCTTGTTTAACGTAAATAAGTTTATAGACGCGATAAGACAGGTAAGCACGCTTTCGACTGAAATTAAAATTACCTTTGAAAGCGGTTTAATAAGGTTTGAGACTCTTAACGAGAGTATCGAAGAGGCAAAAACGGCTATCGAGACTGATATTTCGGTAGAAGATCCTATTTCGATCGCGGTGAATAGCAGATTTATTCTTGATTTTCTTACACAAACGCAGAGTGAACAGTTTGCTATTGGCGTTAACGACTCGTCTTCGCCGTTTATTTTACGATCGGAAAATTTTTCCACGATTGTAATGCCAATCATTTTATAA
- the gyrB gene encoding DNA topoisomerase (ATP-hydrolyzing) subunit B: MSEYSASNIKVLKGLEAVRKRPGMYIGDTSVGGLHHLVYEVVDNSIDEAMAGYCDEICVTLTANFSAIISDNGRGIPTDIHPEEKISAATVVLTVLHAGGKFDKDTYKVSGGLHGVGVSVVNALSKSLKVTIYKKGQIYEQSFNCGVPTAPIEITGTTRKTGTIIEFTPDDSIFETIVFDREILSKRFKELCYLNPRITIKLKDERDGFVEVYRFEGGLSQFVADLNENNALTKPIFISEKLEDVEAEAAILYNDAYSEKCLSFVNNIKTPDGGTHESGFRAGLTRAITQYIEKNANAKEKDVKISGDDTKEGLIAIISVRVPEPQFEGQTKGKLGSSYVKPLVQKFIYEKLVKHFEENPNDARGVMQKILLAARGREAARKARDLTRKKDSLGVGALPGKLADCQSKDPDASEIYLVEGDSAGGSAKQGRDRVYQAILPLRGKILNVEKARIDKILSSDEIKNMITAFGCGIGEEMDISRLRYRKIIIMTDADVDGSHIQTLLLTFFFRYMRKIIEDGCVYLAQPPLYRYKKGKIEIYLKDDKALDEFLIENGISGFEFKNIGDRDLKELLKIAARYRATLNQLEKRYSLIKLIRLFIEQDTLLALDNKELFAEIEKFLTDAEYNILNYQLDDRRIHLFVQTQKGLEELLINEDLFSNSLFAEGKFIFNRLCELGHQKLFGEKDILSVLSEVEEAAKKGAYIQRYKGLGEMNPEQLWETTMNKEDRRLLQVTIDNFETASANFNLFMGDEVEPRRAYIERHAKDVAHLDI, encoded by the coding sequence ATGAGCGAATACAGCGCTAGTAATATTAAAGTATTAAAAGGTCTCGAGGCGGTTAGGAAACGCCCCGGCATGTATATAGGCGATACTTCGGTCGGAGGGTTGCATCATCTTGTATACGAGGTTGTTGATAACTCGATAGACGAAGCTATGGCGGGTTATTGCGATGAGATTTGCGTAACGTTAACCGCAAATTTTAGCGCGATTATTTCCGATAACGGGCGCGGTATTCCAACCGATATTCACCCTGAAGAAAAAATAAGCGCGGCGACGGTTGTTTTGACCGTTTTACACGCCGGCGGCAAATTTGACAAGGATACTTATAAAGTAAGCGGCGGTTTGCACGGCGTGGGCGTTTCCGTAGTAAACGCGCTTTCAAAAAGTCTTAAAGTGACTATATATAAAAAAGGGCAGATTTACGAACAGAGTTTTAATTGCGGCGTTCCGACTGCGCCGATTGAAATAACGGGAACCACGCGCAAAACGGGAACAATTATAGAGTTTACGCCTGACGACTCGATCTTTGAAACGATTGTTTTTGATAGAGAAATTCTATCCAAGCGTTTTAAAGAGCTTTGTTATCTGAACCCTAGAATCACTATTAAACTTAAAGACGAAAGAGACGGATTCGTCGAAGTTTACCGTTTTGAAGGGGGACTTTCGCAGTTTGTCGCCGATCTGAATGAAAATAACGCTTTAACTAAACCTATCTTTATCTCTGAAAAATTGGAGGACGTCGAAGCGGAGGCGGCTATTTTATATAACGACGCCTATTCTGAAAAGTGTCTATCGTTTGTTAATAATATAAAAACGCCGGACGGCGGCACGCACGAGTCGGGTTTTCGCGCCGGTCTTACGCGCGCTATAACTCAGTATATTGAAAAAAACGCAAACGCTAAGGAAAAAGACGTAAAAATAAGCGGAGACGACACTAAGGAGGGATTGATAGCGATTATTAGCGTTCGCGTTCCCGAACCTCAATTTGAAGGGCAAACAAAAGGTAAATTAGGCAGCAGCTACGTTAAACCGCTAGTTCAAAAGTTTATCTATGAAAAATTGGTTAAACATTTTGAGGAAAATCCAAACGACGCGCGCGGCGTTATGCAAAAGATACTTCTTGCCGCTCGCGGTCGAGAAGCGGCGAGAAAGGCGCGCGATCTCACTCGCAAAAAAGATAGTTTAGGAGTAGGCGCTTTACCGGGTAAATTAGCGGATTGTCAAAGCAAAGATCCCGACGCGAGCGAAATATATTTAGTGGAAGGCGATTCCGCCGGCGGATCGGCTAAACAGGGACGCGATCGCGTCTATCAGGCAATTTTGCCGTTAAGAGGAAAAATTTTAAACGTTGAAAAAGCGCGCATAGATAAGATACTTTCCAGCGACGAAATTAAAAATATGATTACGGCGTTCGGATGCGGTATTGGCGAAGAGATGGATATATCCAGACTTCGTTATAGAAAAATTATTATTATGACGGACGCGGACGTTGATGGAAGCCATATTCAAACGTTATTATTAACTTTTTTCTTCCGTTATATGCGAAAAATTATTGAGGACGGTTGCGTTTATCTTGCTCAACCGCCGCTTTATCGTTATAAAAAGGGCAAAATAGAGATTTATCTTAAAGACGATAAAGCCCTAGATGAATTCCTTATCGAAAATGGGATAAGCGGTTTTGAGTTTAAAAATATAGGCGATCGCGACTTAAAAGAGCTATTAAAGATAGCAGCGCGCTACCGAGCGACGCTAAATCAACTCGAGAAACGCTATTCGTTAATTAAGCTAATAAGACTGTTTATTGAACAAGATACTTTACTCGCGCTGGATAATAAAGAGTTGTTTGCGGAGATTGAAAAGTTTTTAACCGACGCGGAATATAATATTTTGAACTATCAGCTAGACGATCGGCGCATTCACTTATTTGTTCAGACGCAAAAAGGGCTTGAAGAGTTACTTATTAACGAGGATCTTTTCTCAAATTCTCTTTTTGCCGAAGGTAAGTTTATATTTAATCGCCTATGCGAGCTGGGGCATCAAAAGTTATTTGGCGAAAAAGATATATTAAGCGTTCTATCGGAAGTTGAGGAAGCCGCGAAAAAAGGCGCCTATATTCAGCGTTATAAAGGGCTTGGAGAGATGAACCCAGAGCAATTATGGGAAACCACCATGAATAAGGAAGATCGGCGTTTATTACAAGTCACAATCGATAATTTTGAAACCGCCAGCGCCAATTTTAATTTGTTTATGGGAGACGAAGTAGAACCGCGACGCGCGTATATTGAACGGCACGCAAAAGACGTTGCGCATTTGGACATATAG
- a CDS encoding HD domain-containing protein, translating to MISPELIAFFYNTASIQRWNDYPRFTDLTELDKQSHKFIIAFFLASQNEQINLKKLIEAGIFEFLRRAIVTDIRPDVYRRAIKEKEKEINEWFLNKIRPVTNGDFFMKIETYFADISAYKNERKLLEAAHYLSTRYEFKIIYQSGGFLSDIEELRQSVESEIFIHLDCKGVEEVGLNGNLAKIVDLCGRLRYQIRWSQTPRLPKTSVLGHQLIVALFSYFYSVSASACEKRLANNFYCALFHDLPEVLTRDIISPVKYSVGGLERFISNYEIELIRTRILPLVPDNIQGYFAYLLGLDNSRKNEFMNRVIKDGKIVEIDDCADYNDDIFEPIDGVALKACDHLAAFTEAALSKSYGIRSKDLENGFAVKNKHRSPIGGVNFYAIMSNFEKYLGINEESR from the coding sequence ATGATCTCGCCAGAGTTAATAGCCTTTTTTTATAATACCGCGTCGATACAGCGATGGAACGATTATCCGCGTTTTACGGACTTAACGGAACTTGACAAGCAATCGCATAAATTTATTATCGCATTTTTTCTAGCTTCGCAGAATGAGCAAATTAACTTAAAAAAACTAATCGAGGCTGGCATTTTTGAATTTTTGCGTCGCGCGATAGTTACCGATATTCGCCCCGACGTTTATCGTCGCGCGATCAAAGAAAAAGAAAAAGAAATTAACGAATGGTTTTTGAATAAAATTAGACCTGTAACTAACGGCGATTTTTTTATGAAAATAGAAACCTATTTCGCTGATATTAGCGCTTATAAAAACGAGAGAAAACTATTAGAAGCGGCGCATTATCTATCGACGCGATACGAGTTTAAAATTATTTATCAAAGCGGCGGTTTTTTAAGCGATATAGAGGAGCTTCGTCAATCTGTCGAGTCGGAAATTTTCATACATTTGGATTGTAAAGGCGTAGAGGAGGTAGGATTAAACGGCAATCTGGCGAAAATTGTGGATCTATGCGGAAGATTACGTTATCAAATCAGATGGTCGCAAACGCCGCGCCTGCCAAAAACCAGCGTGCTTGGACATCAACTTATAGTCGCGCTTTTTTCGTATTTTTACTCCGTGTCGGCAAGCGCTTGCGAAAAGCGGCTGGCGAATAATTTTTACTGCGCGTTATTTCACGATCTGCCCGAAGTTTTAACGCGCGATATTATCTCTCCCGTTAAATACAGCGTGGGCGGGCTTGAACGTTTTATTTCAAACTACGAAATCGAGTTGATACGCACCCGTATTTTGCCGCTTGTTCCGGACAATATTCAGGGCTATTTCGCTTATTTATTGGGACTTGATAATTCGCGCAAAAACGAGTTTATGAACCGCGTTATAAAAGATGGAAAAATTGTGGAGATTGACGATTGCGCCGATTATAACGACGATATATTTGAACCGATCGACGGAGTTGCGCTAAAGGCGTGCGATCATCTCGCCGCTTTTACCGAAGCCGCCCTCTCCAAAAGCTACGGCATTCGATCAAAAGATCTTGAAAACGGATTTGCGGTTAAAAATAAACATCGATCGCCAATCGGCGGCGTTAATTTTTATGCTATTATGAGCAATTTTGAAAAATATTTGGGAATTAACGAGGAGAGCAGATGA
- the queF gene encoding preQ(1) synthase, with product MRYGEKIINEFSVDKDLELWDNPNPENDYEINISLPEFTALCPRSGYPDFAMINISYVPDKKVVELKALKLYINCFRNRYISHEAAANEIYNALLTALKPRSLRLTADFSPRGNVHTTIIVDSKK from the coding sequence ATGAGATACGGCGAGAAAATTATAAACGAATTTAGCGTCGATAAAGATTTGGAGCTATGGGATAATCCAAATCCAGAAAACGATTACGAAATAAATATATCGCTTCCAGAGTTTACCGCATTATGTCCTAGGAGCGGTTATCCGGATTTTGCCATGATAAATATATCCTATGTTCCCGATAAAAAAGTAGTTGAATTAAAAGCGCTTAAACTCTATATTAACTGCTTTAGAAACCGTTATATTTCGCATGAGGCGGCGGCAAACGAGATATATAACGCGCTACTGACGGCGCTTAAACCTAGATCGCTTAGACTAACCGCCGATTTTTCCCCTCGCGGCAATGTTCATACGACTATTATTGTCGATAGTAAAAAATAA
- a CDS encoding flavin reductase family protein, which translates to MEAFALDRAFTFFECGPVMLLSTAIDGQNNVMTASCHASMGFEPTIGVMLGPWNHSYHTLLKTGECVAAVPGADLMKKTIAIGNCSGADVDKFKTFRLTPHPSKIVKAPLIGECLKCLECVLERKIAVGGAYLFVLRGVAAWRNPLRKDQRAFHAMGDGTFVIDGRVVDLREEMTKWQDRI; encoded by the coding sequence TTGGAAGCGTTTGCTCTGGATCGGGCGTTTACCTTTTTTGAATGCGGTCCCGTTATGCTGCTTAGCACGGCGATCGACGGGCAAAATAACGTTATGACCGCTAGCTGCCACGCCTCGATGGGTTTTGAGCCGACAATAGGCGTTATGTTGGGTCCTTGGAATCATTCATATCATACGCTGCTAAAAACGGGCGAATGCGTCGCGGCGGTTCCCGGCGCCGATCTGATGAAAAAGACGATCGCCATAGGCAACTGTTCGGGCGCGGACGTTGATAAATTTAAGACCTTTCGCCTTACGCCGCATCCGTCAAAAATCGTTAAAGCGCCGCTAATCGGCGAATGTTTGAAATGTTTGGAGTGCGTTCTTGAAAGAAAAATCGCGGTAGGAGGCGCGTATCTGTTCGTTTTGCGCGGCGTTGCGGCGTGGCGCAATCCTCTTAGAAAAGATCAACGCGCTTTTCACGCGATGGGCGACGGAACTTTCGTTATCGACGGCAGAGTCGTCGATCTGCGCGAGGAAATGACAAAGTGGCAAGACCGCATTTAA
- the alaS gene encoding alanine--tRNA ligase → MDIRKAFLDFFEAKGHTKAPSSPLVPNDATLLFTNAGMVQFKPIFLGETPAPNPPRAASSQTCLRAGGKHNDLENVGYTARHHTFFEMLGNFSFGDYFKQEAIAFAWEFLTQIIALPKEKLYISVHESDDEAESIWLDLVSPDRVKRFGDKDNFWQMGETGPCGPCSEIYFDQGAEHFGSNEDYFGGDGDRFIEIWNLVFMQYNRDENGVLHPLPKPSIDTGMGLERITAVKEGALSNYETSLFKPILDAIVGITGKPYEPKNGSSHRVIADHIRSVCFLLAQGVNFDKEGRGYVLRRILRRAARHGYLLGLRAPFLHALAPALAETVKESYPYINERLSAISEQIKEEESRFFATIDNGMKLFNEELAKNPSVFSGETAFKLYDTFGFPLDLTQDMLRASDTALDLAAFDRAMERQRAAAKSAWKGSGDKNARGDFGALIDSFGKNEFVGYDRLSAETEILALLNDDFKRVDRLETGENGYVMLKQTPFYATGGGQIGDEGELIVGDEAIAKVISTDKYFGLNISKVTPQKAIAVGAAIEASVGFGRVMTARHHSATHLLHAALNEILGANATQAGSEVSANRLRFDFNYPRALSKEQLEAVETRVNKTILNAVAGQIRELPIDEAKKLGAKALFGEKYDALVRVVSFGEESVEFCGGSHVSNTSEIGLFVITKETGVSAGVRRIEAAVSQSAYRYLKEFKSGYEAIVAQLKNPDPIGAIAKLTNVIKEQKKEIERLQSGGDRQIDIADINGAKVVIDLISSGDPKALVDDLKNRFDRIAAMILCQSENGITVTAGVKGLSLKAGEWLKASVAEFGGKGGGRDDFASGGGVAIERIEALKAKALALAKARIV, encoded by the coding sequence ATGGATATTCGTAAGGCGTTTTTGGACTTTTTCGAGGCTAAGGGACACACTAAAGCGCCCTCGTCGCCGCTTGTGCCAAACGACGCTACGCTACTATTTACCAACGCGGGCATGGTGCAATTTAAGCCGATATTTTTAGGCGAAACGCCCGCGCCGAATCCGCCTCGCGCCGCCAGCAGTCAAACCTGCTTGCGCGCCGGCGGCAAACACAATGATTTAGAGAATGTCGGCTACACGGCGCGGCATCACACCTTTTTTGAGATGTTGGGCAACTTTAGTTTCGGCGACTACTTCAAACAAGAGGCGATCGCTTTTGCTTGGGAGTTTTTAACGCAAATTATCGCCCTGCCCAAAGAGAAGCTCTACATTTCCGTCCATGAGAGCGACGACGAAGCCGAGTCGATCTGGCTGGATTTAGTGTCGCCGGATCGCGTTAAGCGTTTTGGCGATAAGGACAATTTTTGGCAGATGGGAGAGACGGGTCCGTGCGGACCTTGCTCCGAAATCTACTTCGATCAGGGCGCGGAACATTTCGGCTCGAACGAGGACTACTTTGGCGGCGACGGCGATCGCTTTATCGAGATATGGAACCTCGTCTTTATGCAGTATAACCGCGACGAAAACGGGGTTTTACATCCGCTTCCCAAGCCGTCGATCGATACGGGAATGGGGCTTGAGCGCATTACGGCGGTTAAAGAGGGCGCGTTGTCCAACTATGAAACGTCGTTGTTTAAGCCGATTTTAGACGCTATAGTTGGGATTACCGGCAAGCCCTACGAGCCAAAAAACGGCTCTAGCCATCGCGTGATCGCCGATCATATTCGTTCGGTTTGCTTTCTGCTGGCGCAGGGGGTGAATTTCGACAAGGAGGGGCGCGGCTACGTTTTGCGCCGCATTTTGCGCCGCGCCGCGCGGCACGGCTATCTGTTGGGACTTCGCGCGCCGTTTTTACACGCGCTTGCGCCCGCGCTCGCCGAAACGGTTAAAGAGAGCTATCCGTATATCAACGAGCGTTTAAGCGCGATCTCCGAACAGATCAAAGAGGAAGAGAGCCGATTTTTTGCCACGATCGACAACGGAATGAAGCTGTTTAACGAAGAGCTTGCCAAAAATCCGTCCGTTTTCAGCGGCGAAACGGCGTTTAAGCTTTACGACACCTTTGGATTTCCTCTCGATTTGACGCAAGATATGCTTAGAGCAAGCGATACCGCGTTGGATTTGGCGGCTTTTGATCGGGCGATGGAGCGTCAGCGCGCGGCGGCCAAATCGGCTTGGAAAGGCAGCGGGGATAAAAACGCGCGGGGCGATTTTGGCGCGCTGATCGATAGTTTTGGCAAAAACGAGTTTGTCGGCTATGATCGCCTAAGCGCGGAAACGGAAATTTTGGCGCTGTTAAACGACGATTTTAAGCGCGTCGATCGGCTTGAAACAGGCGAGAACGGCTACGTTATGCTAAAGCAAACGCCGTTTTACGCCACCGGCGGCGGGCAGATTGGCGACGAGGGAGAGCTAATCGTCGGCGACGAGGCGATCGCGAAGGTAATCTCGACCGATAAATATTTTGGACTGAATATCTCCAAAGTCACACCGCAAAAGGCGATCGCCGTCGGCGCGGCGATCGAGGCGAGCGTAGGCTTTGGGCGCGTTATGACGGCGCGTCATCACAGCGCGACGCACCTTTTGCACGCGGCGCTAAACGAGATACTTGGCGCAAACGCGACGCAAGCGGGGTCGGAAGTTAGCGCGAATCGTTTGCGCTTCGATTTTAACTATCCGCGCGCGCTAAGCAAAGAGCAGTTAGAGGCGGTGGAAACGCGGGTGAATAAGACGATCTTAAACGCCGTGGCGGGACAAATCCGCGAGTTGCCGATCGACGAGGCTAAAAAGCTGGGCGCGAAGGCGCTTTTTGGCGAAAAATACGACGCGCTTGTGCGCGTGGTGAGCTTCGGCGAAGAGAGCGTCGAGTTTTGCGGCGGCTCTCACGTAAGCAACACAAGCGAGATCGGACTATTTGTTATAACAAAAGAGACGGGAGTCAGCGCGGGCGTGCGGCGGATCGAGGCGGCGGTCAGTCAAAGCGCCTACCGCTATCTCAAGGAGTTCAAAAGCGGTTACGAAGCGATTGTCGCGCAGCTGAAAAATCCCGATCCGATCGGCGCGATCGCAAAGCTGACAAACGTAATTAAAGAGCAGAAAAAAGAGATCGAAAGATTGCAAAGCGGCGGCGATCGGCAGATCGACATAGCGGATATAAACGGCGCGAAGGTGGTTATCGATCTTATCTCAAGCGGCGATCCAAAAGCGCTAGTCGACGATCTAAAAAACCGCTTTGATCGGATCGCGGCGATGATACTTTGCCAGAGCGAGAACGGAATTACCGTAACCGCCGGCGTAAAAGGGCTGAGCTTAAAAGCGGGCGAATGGCTCAAGGCAAGCGTCGCAGAATTTGGCGGCAAGGGCGGCGGGCGCGACGATTTTGCCAGCGGCGGCGGCGTGGCTATCGAGCGGATCGAGGCGCTAAAAGCCAAAGCGCTCGCGCTTGCTAAAGCGAGAATCGTCTAA
- a CDS encoding methyltransferase domain-containing protein → MDAVDYPHVDHVSQIDSLPFIADDSVDLIYACHVLEHFKRSDTARVLAEWKRVLKPKGVLRLAVPDFGAACEVYQKYGRLDLVVGLIYGRQDYLYNIHYNVFDYASLSKLLVETGFTGGGGGEIRRYDWRETEHAAIDDYSQAYIPHMDKENGILVSLNVECVKP, encoded by the coding sequence ATTGACGCCGTAGATTATCCTCATGTCGATCATGTAAGCCAGATAGACAGCCTGCCGTTTATCGCCGACGACAGCGTCGATCTAATTTACGCCTGCCACGTCTTAGAGCATTTCAAGCGAAGCGATACGGCGCGCGTTCTTGCCGAATGGAAGCGCGTTTTAAAGCCAAAAGGCGTTTTGCGCCTCGCGGTTCCCGATTTTGGCGCGGCATGCGAAGTTTATCAAAAATACGGCAGATTGGATCTAGTAGTCGGTCTGATCTACGGACGGCAGGATTATCTATACAACATTCATTACAACGTATTTGATTACGCCTCTCTTTCAAAACTCCTTGTCGAAACGGGTTTTACGGGGGGGGGGGGGGGCGAGATTCGCCGCTACGACTGGCGCGAAACCGAACACGCCGCGATCGACGACTATTCGCAAGCCTATATCCCGCATATGGACAAAGAGAACGGCATATTAGTCAGCCTAAACGTCGAATGCGTAAAGCCCTAA
- the nusA gene encoding transcription termination factor NusA has translation MEKILDVVDSIANQKGLDSEAVHSALKVAYINSAKRILGKQLEFDAILDEEKKAYRLYQEIEVVSNDDPRLSTEEKDGVISLKEALKTDGEAEVGDEIKKEIGLEAFGRTAAMAFHAELERALQKVTENAVYESYKSKVGKLINGIVERVDSDENTYVEMGEVRAILPKKNRIKGEKFKVGETIKTIVRRVTMNIKDGIRIELSRTTPKFLEELLRLEIPEIADGSVSIERCARIPGERAKVALISHKPYVDPVGATVGTKGMRINAVGGELNGENIDAIVYSDRPEEFIARAMRPSIVSSVVCKDDNKAIAVIDSAQKAKAIGKAGVNIRLASMLTGYEIELQEIGGDLRESEKSEDSSALSALFNN, from the coding sequence TTGGAAAAAATACTAGACGTGGTCGATTCTATAGCAAACCAAAAAGGACTTGATTCGGAAGCGGTGCATAGCGCGCTGAAGGTCGCTTATATAAACAGCGCGAAACGAATTTTAGGGAAACAGTTGGAGTTTGACGCGATTCTCGACGAGGAGAAAAAGGCTTACCGTCTCTATCAGGAGATCGAGGTGGTCTCAAACGACGATCCGCGTCTTAGCACGGAAGAAAAAGACGGCGTAATTAGCCTAAAAGAGGCGCTTAAAACGGACGGCGAAGCCGAAGTCGGCGACGAGATAAAAAAGGAGATCGGCTTAGAGGCTTTCGGGCGGACGGCGGCTATGGCTTTTCACGCCGAGCTTGAGCGCGCGTTGCAAAAGGTAACGGAAAACGCGGTTTACGAAAGCTATAAATCCAAAGTCGGCAAGCTGATCAACGGCATAGTGGAGCGCGTCGATAGCGATGAAAACACCTATGTGGAGATGGGCGAGGTGCGGGCGATTTTGCCGAAAAAGAACAGGATCAAAGGCGAAAAATTTAAGGTAGGCGAAACGATCAAAACGATTGTCAGGCGCGTAACGATGAATATCAAAGACGGGATCAGAATAGAGCTTAGCCGCACCACGCCAAAATTCTTAGAGGAGCTATTGCGCCTCGAGATTCCGGAGATCGCCGACGGCTCCGTCAGTATCGAGCGGTGCGCGAGAATACCCGGAGAGCGCGCTAAAGTCGCGCTGATAAGCCACAAACCGTACGTCGATCCGGTAGGAGCCACGGTCGGCACAAAAGGAATGAGGATTAACGCCGTTGGCGGCGAGCTAAACGGCGAAAATATAGACGCGATCGTCTATTCCGATCGCCCCGAAGAGTTTATCGCTCGCGCTATGAGACCATCGATCGTAAGCAGCGTGGTCTGCAAGGACGACAATAAAGCGATCGCCGTAATCGACTCGGCGCAGAAAGCTAAGGCGATCGGAAAAGCGGGCGTTAATATCCGTTTAGCCTCTATGCTAACCGGCTACGAAATCGAATTGCAAGAGATCGGCGGCGATCTGAGGGAGAGCGAAAAAAGCGAAGACTCGAGCGCGCTAAGCGCGCTGTTCAACAATTGA